DNA from Ziziphus jujuba cultivar Dongzao chromosome 2, ASM3175591v1:
AAGGAATAGAAAAATAAGTCCATCTTTAATAGACATATTCCCAGCATTTTATTAAGTGTAAAAAGATATCAACCATGAATATTTTATGAAAGCAAATAGAGAGAGAGTAAAAGAAAGAACCATATATATGTTCACACCATCAATGTATTAGATTACCACTTATTTTCCCAACACTCCAAAATATAATGAACTGGCATCTACATATATCATCCCTAAGGGCCACAGCTGGATTGGCTAAAATGTGAGCTTCATCCAAACCATCAATCTAGATGTCAACATACAtgtgattttaaattattgctactaataatttaatagcattcatccaaaagataaaattaaaaccaaaaaaaaaaaaaaaaaattaccaatccAGGTTTGTAGCACTGAGCAGAGAAATTAGTAAATGAACATTTCTCCCTCAGAGATCATGTCTCACGGTGAATCCAACAGATATGAGTTCAACACAAAATTTTCTTCTACAAAGTTAAACAAACACATTTTCCTATGAAGTATccgagttcttttttttttttggtttgtttgggCGGCGCTGTCTCCAATACCATAACCATTCACATGAACCAAATAAACCAGAGATTTGGAGGTATTAGTACAGACCTACCAGCTGCAGACATTTAATAATCTTTAATTCAATTGCTTCCAGGGGCGTCGCTTCCAGCAGATTTTCGGTTCAGGTAACGAATAACTGCATCTTCAACCCTGAAAGTTCATTCAAGACAGAGAAATAAACATCAATTGGGGAATAGTCAAGATACAATCCTTGGTTCAAGCCTTTATGCACTAACATAGCCAACCAGAAAGAGGAAAAGAGTGAAATTTCGATCTTAGTAGGATAATTTGCAAAGCTTTAAGCAAAATAAGTTGGCCGGTTtcaacattaaaataaatacaaaaagaaataagGTAGAAGGtggaaatgttaaaaaaaaaaagggtgaaatCTATGAATTTAGTATGAATATAAGCATGCAAATGTTTgaacctttctttttctctttttaatcacTAATCTAGCTGTATTTCTACTTCCAGGTTCTACTtaagtgaaaaataattatcaacataacccaaaaagataaaaataaaaacaaaaagttgcaGCAATAATGGAAATACAAGCATACCAGGGTTGATTATAGAAATCAGATCGACGTTCCTTTTCCGTATTCCTACTTGCATCTCCAGCAACAAGCTTCAAATCCTTACTCTGAGAAGAGATTAATGTGTTAATAAACTCTGCTGGAGACTGACTAAACCCAAGAAAGAAAGCCCGTCGCCGACGATGCTCATAGATCTTCTTTATGGAAGCACAGATCAATTCATCACAAGCATCAACCTCTTTGTTCCTCTCAGTACTTGCTAGGAATGCAGACATTTCCTTATCTAGAGGTAAAGGCACATCAACCAGTAAATCGTAGCAAGTAGTTCCAGCTGGGCAATTTCCTGAAAGCTTTATTTTGTGCTCCAAATGTATAGGTTGTGGTGGAATCAAATGTTGTGATATCTTTTGAGAAACCatggaaaatttcattttctcctCGCCAAAAACTTTTTGAAGAGGCGGATCACACATAAAGATACAAGGGTCATTATGGGTTTGTAACTTCCTAGCCTTCACATAATGCCAAATTGCAGCTATGATTCTTGCTCGGGTCTCGATCTCAATTCCAAGAACTTCACTAAGTGCCGGTGAAAGTTTAAATTTCTCGGGCACATAATTCATCTCAAGTCTTATCATTGCAGAAAACTCCTTATCTCCTTTCCTCTTCACCTCAAAGCCATCATGCAGAACAGGGGAGCGAGAACTTTCCCACAAAATTACATGGTTATCTGGATAGAGGTTCTGGTCTAAGTATATGgtaattttcttgaaaaaagaTGAGAACTTCGTGCTAAATTTCTGTGTTGTCCCAGCAACCACAGGGTCTCTTCCATCCTCCAATAACCTCCCAATTATCTTAAGTGACCAAGTTGGGGCTTCTGCATTCTTATTCTCAGGACTCGTCTGAGTCTGGTTTGCAAAGGTGTTGAAGACATAAATTCTCAGTGTTTTCTGAACATGAGCAGGGTGTTTAAGAGACTCCTGAATGTCAatcttcttccttgccaaagcaGAATCTACACGAGCCTCAAATTCAAGCAACTGGGTATAAAGAGCAGACTCAGGCAGAAGGGCGGCCACTTTATCTGGTATTTGCTTGTCAGGTAGCTTTCGTTTCTTTCTACGGGCAGCTGGCGTCAGCTCCATGGTTTTAAATGGTGAAGCTGCATTGGCATTAGATGCACCTGGTGGTCGAGAAGGCGGCTTCTGATTAGTCCGCTTGGCACTACCTGTGGCTGGTGTTGCCACAGAAGGTGAAGAAACACCAGCATTACTAGCATTAACATTATGCATCTGGGCAGCAGACTGCGCTTGAGCTTGCAACTGAGCTTGGAATTGAGCATGAGCAGCATGAGCTTGTGCTTGAGCATGGGCATGAGCATATTGCGCCTGGGCAAGTGCCTGAGCTTGTGGCTCAGACAACTGAAAATGACCAGGAAAGTGAGGCCCACCTTGTGTTTGAGGTTGTGCCTGAGAGAGAAGATGGGTGGTCTGGTGGTTCGCAGGCATAGATTGTGGCACACCCCCCGAATTCCCAAAATGGGATGGTAGCCCAACATTCTTTGCCTGATTATTGttattcattgatattgttATTCAAACAACACCACAATCTTTAACACCAAACTATTccattaaaaaatgtaaaacctAAAAACCTCTCAAAACCTTGAATTccagaaaccaaaaccaaaatacaGACTTGGGTGTCTCTGTCTCATAAATTTTCTTCCAGTTAAACCAAATACTTCTTCaatatttgctggaaaattccCAAAATTCCCAGCAAGAAATTCCACACTGCTTGCTTCTCTATTTCTGTATAGCAAATCCAAACCCCAGTTTCAGAAACAACCCCagaattcaaaatcaaaaattgAGCAACTGTAAAGCCGATTACACACGATTTCAGAGACACAGACAAAGCCAGTCGGTTGAGAGCTCATAAAAGctgtcttaatttttatttatctgaATACAAGaatctatttagaaaaaataaataaaaaaaaaaaaaagaacgaaaaaaattgtaaaaacgaataaatataaaattttaaaaaaataataataataaacgaaACGTTCTTACTAGTCCTATTTTCCGTTGGATTcctgctttctctctctctggtTTTGAGATCGGCCATGGAACCAGCTGGTTCTCTCTGGTTTATGCAGTTAAAGCAAAATTACATTATCACCCTCGTTATTAAAGACTATTTACGAACAAACGTTTCAACGTTTCGGAAAGTTATTGgaagagtttttttatttttttggaaacaaGTTGGAGGAGTATACATAGCAAGAAAAATAGTATAAAGCCCAGCTCAAAATTATTTAAGCCCAAAAGGAAGCCCATTAATTTCTAAACTAATTGTGAGTTTTTATACCACCATTTAAAAACTTGAAGCCCAAAAGCAAAACCCTTTTGGTAGGGTTTCTTTACTTCACACTTATATCATCGGAACCCTAGCTTGGCTTTTGTCATAGGGATTTGGGCAGtggaaatttattttggaaGCCGCAGCAGGAGGAATCAGCCATGGTTAGATTCAATTCTGCTATATGTTTcatctttttctcttaatttaatTGCTTTTCTTAGTTCGagtaaggggaaaaaaaaagaagcgaaAATTCGTTTTAAAAATGCAATACTTTAGCATTTCAATTTTGTCAAGTTTTCTGAATTCTTGACTGTGTttgtttttatgataaatttttaggTGAAGTATTCGAGAGAGCCGGGTAATCATACCAAGTGTGAgtaatttttccatctttttttttttttttttaattgctgtTCTTGAGTTATAGAATTTTGTTTGGCTGCTGAGAATATGTTGGAAAAGGGAGGAGCGAAGTTAGTTTTCTGAAATATCGACGTTGCATTTTTGAGCAAAAGATATTGATGTTTCTTAGTTACTTATATTAAATTTGGTCTAAACAAAGGCTTTTCTCTTGGCATTTTCTTCAGCGTCTAAATGGAAGTTAGATTAGTTAAGCATGGttttagttttggaaaaatttaattttaatgttgttttttatgATCTTAATCAGCCTGCAAAGCCAGGGGATCAGACCTCCGAGTTCATTTTAAGGTATGCTTGTTCAACTTGATTGCCTTGTTATTTGCTTTCATGTGGTTGGTTGTGACATATTTGTAGTGTCTGGAGCTTAATTGTTTGTTGTATGTTTCATTTCCATGTGTTAATCCGAAAATAATCCC
Protein-coding regions in this window:
- the LOC107418039 gene encoding SWI/SNF complex component SNF12 homolog, with amino-acid sequence MNNNNQAKNVGLPSHFGNSGGVPQSMPANHQTTHLLSQAQPQTQGGPHFPGHFQLSEPQAQALAQAQYAHAHAQAQAHAAHAQFQAQLQAQAQSAAQMHNVNASNAGVSSPSVATPATGSAKRTNQKPPSRPPGASNANAASPFKTMELTPAARRKKRKLPDKQIPDKVAALLPESALYTQLLEFEARVDSALARKKIDIQESLKHPAHVQKTLRIYVFNTFANQTQTSPENKNAEAPTWSLKIIGRLLEDGRDPVVAGTTQKFSTKFSSFFKKITIYLDQNLYPDNHVILWESSRSPVLHDGFEVKRKGDKEFSAMIRLEMNYVPEKFKLSPALSEVLGIEIETRARIIAAIWHYVKARKLQTHNDPCIFMCDPPLQKVFGEEKMKFSMVSQKISQHLIPPQPIHLEHKIKLSGNCPAGTTCYDLLVDVPLPLDKEMSAFLASTERNKEVDACDELICASIKKIYEHRRRRAFFLGFSQSPAEFINTLISSQSKDLKLVAGDASRNTEKERRSDFYNQPWVEDAVIRYLNRKSAGSDAPGSN